Below is a genomic region from Gadus chalcogrammus isolate NIFS_2021 chromosome 19, NIFS_Gcha_1.0, whole genome shotgun sequence.
CCGGAGGGAATTGAACCTTGGCACTAGTTGAGCGACCCAGGATCAGATTAAAAGACTAAGctaaaccattaaccataaacTAAACCATTTTTTATTGGATCCTAAAAGTAAATGAAATATCAATATCATTGTCCCTTTGAACAATTTCTCTTTAAGGGGACCAAGTCCAAACTAAATCCAATTAATAAAATATCAGCAAAACATATTAATCAAGAGTAGCTTTAATAAAAGGTCAAATTCACTACAGCAACACAGCTGAATGGACACAGCATTTACAGATTCAATGCAATTTACAAATGACTATGTGTGCGAATGCATATGTTGTTCATACAGTGTTCATTCAGTAACGCAAAACTAAGTGCAGCCCTACAAGCTGATTCAGACACAAGTCTAGTGTTCCTCTGAACACTGTAAAACCAACAGTTAATTTATACACAAGTGTTTTGTAGTGATAACACTACATTGTGACAAAGTCAAGATACATTTAAACAgacaaataatttaataattagcTGAGGGGACAAAGGCAAAGGCAGCAAATGCAGCCCTAAATAGAGAACTAGTGTGGTTTGCAGCAACTGAAAACCAGCCAATGACTGTCATGACTCTTTACCGCCTAACCTCAGCCTCACAGTttcaggaacctgctggaaatcagttattttactgaAACAGGCCCGTTTtatattgtaactttgttacttctaatactttcctgtataataaataaaaaataaataaaaaaaaaaagcctccaACACCGAGAGCAACTGTGGAAACATTGAAAGAAATAATGTATTGTAATCCTTTGAAGGAGTCAACACCTTGCAGCCAATCGCAGCTCTTATCGAATGGAAGAACTCAACAAGcatgaaacaaaacaatcaaCGACTGTTGGCATttagatttaaaaaatattcaCAAAGAAATGTTTTCATTCATCATTTTCTTAAATCAAGTTCACAAAGCCCATAATTGTTGGCCTCACAGCTCTCATCTGTCCATTTAAAGTTGGTCGTCCCCCGGAACCTCCTTAAGCAGTTCTTCTCCTTGCCAACATCAGGTTTCCCGCTGAACCAGGCGGGGTTAACCACTGACAGGACGGTCCCATCAACCCATCTCCACATCCCTTCACTGGCCTCATCTGTCGCTCCAAGCCAGCCGTTCAAGTCTTTGCCGTAAATGAAGTCCATCTCCTCTTCACTGTCCACGACCAACAGATCTGCTCCTTGGCTTACACAAAACTCCCTACTCTTATTCCAGGATTCCCGCTCTTTGGAGAGACCATAACATTTACAACCAAACCTATCCCAACCACCTGGACATTCCTGTTTACAAagcagtgtgtctctctgctctgtcacaTTCTTCAGCCTTTGGAGAA
It encodes:
- the LOC130372310 gene encoding natural killer cells antigen CD94-like — encoded protein: MAEVIYARPNMMTKARNTQGEREERIVEIYVTSESLREHVGTEESSNTLGTVRGQQPDPVSPPRCPIRAAVVLLVLLSVALLAGLLGLAVQHKTVLDRDVEQLLQRLKNVTEQRDTLLCKQECPGGWDRFGCKCYGLSKERESWNKSREFCVSQGADLLVVDSEEEMDFIYGKDLNGWLGATDEASEGMWRWVDGTVLSVVNPAWFSGKPDVGKEKNCLRRFRGTTNFKWTDESCEANNYGLCELDLRK